In Anthocerotibacter panamensis C109, the sequence GCGGATCTGGTCAGTTGGGGTGCAATTGGAGCGCGGACTACCGAGAGTCAGGCCCACCGCGAACTCGCCTCAGGGCTTTCCTGTCCCGTGGGCTTCAAAAATGGCACTTCCGGGAATCTACAGATCGCCATTGATGCGCTCAAGGCTGCCGCGCATTCCCATACTTTTCTCTCGGTCACCAAGCAAGGGCAGTCCGCCATCTTCGCCACTACCGGCAACCCGGACTGTCACCTCATCTTGCGCGGAGGTCGGGGTACTGTGAACTATACCCCGGAGGGTGTAGCTCAGGCGGTAGCGCAGCTCGAAGCAGCGGACCTCAAGCCTCGGGTGATGGTGGACTGTAGCCATGCCAACAGCAATAAAGACCACACCCGCCAATCCGTTGTTTTCCAAAGTGTCCTGGAGCAGGTGTCCGGCCAAGAGCATCATATCCTGGGGCTGATGCTGGAGAGCCATTTGGTAGCTGGACGACAGGATGTGATTCCCGGACAGCTTTTGAGCTATGGACAGAGCATCACCGATGCCTGTATCGGCTGGGAAGAGACAGCTATCTTGCTGAAGGAACTGGCTCAGGCGGTCGAGATGCGTCGTCAGCGGCAGTAACCGGTCCTCCAACAGTTAGACTTTTAGCTATGAATAAGCGCTTGCTGGTCTTTGGTGGGCTGTGGCTCGCCTTTGTAGGTTATGCCTTTTTTTTGGCCCCGCCCGAGCAGCCTGGGACCGGAGATTTGATAGCACAACTACTCCAGGGCAATGCCAAAGGGGTCAACCTCCTCGTCGCCAACCTCTTCTCGATCATGGGTATCATGCCCCTCCTCTATGGGTGCTTTTTGATCCCCATGGACCACGGACGGCGCTTCCCCGCTGGGTTGGTGGTTGGGTTGATGGAAGGGGTGGGAGCCTTTGCCCTGTTTCCTTACCTCGCATTGCGCTCCTTTAAAACAGTCGCCCCGACCTCCCTACCTTGGTGGGTGAAGCTGTTTGACTCCCGCTGGTTGGCTTTTGCCCTGGGTATGGCCTTGTCTGTGTTACTCTTCCCGGCAGTGCTGGTCGGGGACTGGTCGGGATTTGTGCAACAGTGGCAGCGTGAACGCTTCATCCATGTCATGACGCTCGACTTCTTAGTCCTGAATGCGCTGCTGCCGGCGATGGTTTTCTATGACCGCAAACGGCGCGGGCTCAAGGAATCTTCGTTGTTTTGGGTGGCGGTTCTAGTTCCGCTTTTTGGGCCACTTTTACACCTTTTATTACGCCCTGCCCTAAAACTCTCATGATTCAGGCTGCTCCTAGCTACACAAGAAACTTGAGTTAGAGCTACCGGGATAGATTATTGCGGCGCTTCGTCGTGTGATCCCCAAACTCTATCTATAATGCCCGTAGGTCCGTCAGGATTTTTAAAGCATGAACGTCCTACTTTAGGGCGGGTCACCACGGGAGAACTACAGCATGAGCACGGATAGCACAACTGGGAGCAGTATGACCACAGGTCAGGACAGCAACCTGGAGGAAAACCCTGTTGAGAGCAGGAGTGAGCTCACCCTCGTCCTCTCTCCCCCGCCCGCTGAGGTAATCCAGTCCTCGCCGGCCATCTCTATGCATGATGGTCGCCCAGTTTTTGCTGATGAGACTGAATTTTTGCCTGATAGTCCCTTACCGGAGCACCGTCCCATCAGCCGCAGCACGCTCCAGCGTGTTGAAAATAATCAGTATCCCTATGACCACCCGGTTTTCAAGGACAACTTCACCCTCTCAGAGTACAGCAGCTTGCCGGGGCATCGCCCTGTCTTTAAGGACACGGTAAAGTTTCTCCCCAATACCTCGCTCCCCAATGGTCGTCCCATTGAGGCCAGCAAGCAAACAGGGCCAGCTCAACCTGTCTCCAGCGGCGCAGAAATTGTCCGGTCTCCGTCGGGGGTCAGCGCCCGCCCGGTCTTCTTGGGTGCAGTCCCGGTCCCTGAGTCCTCCCCCTTGCCCAACAATCGTCCGATCTACTCCAATCAGCCCACGGGCGAAGACCTGATGGATTATCTCTAACGTTTCACAGCCATCTGCTGTACTTCACCCCGTCGAAAAACGTTGTAGCGCTCCGCTGTGGTACAAGGGAGTGACGCGTGGAATGAAACGTATGCGTGAACAAACCTGGTATCGGCGGGAATTTTTACAGTTTTTGGGCTACGGGGCTGCCACCATCGCCCTGAGTGAACCCGCTCAGGCCAAAACGTCTCCCTTCAAACCCATCCCCCTCAAGACTGGCGGGTTGCCCTTTCAGGAAGCAGTTTCGCGCTTGACCAGCGATGAGCTGACCTTGCCTGCCGAATTCACCTATCAGGTTGTCGTGAAATGGGGCGACCCCCTGACGCCCCAAGGCCGCACTTTTGGCTATAACAACGACTTCACCGCCTTTGTTCCACTCAGCGCAGACGAAGGGCTCCTGTGGGCCAACCATGAATATGTCAACGAAGAGACCTACCGCGTCTCTTATCCCCAGGTTTTCGGCAAACCCTTCCCCACGGACCCTCAGGCTCGCATCGCGCTCTACAAGCAGGAGTTGGGCGGCTCGGTGGTCCACCTCAAGCTGAACGGGCGCACGTGGGGCATAGTGCCCGACTCTCCCTACAATCGCCGCCTCGACGCCCATACCGCACACCGAGCCACAGGTCCGGCTCAGACGATCTTCACCAGCCCGCCGGTAGGCACCTTTGCCAACTGCTCCGGCGGCGCGACGCCTTGGGGGACGGTGCTCAGTTGTGAAGAGAACTTCCAGAGCTATGTCCCCGAAGTGGCTTTTTTGGTGGATGCTGAGGGTAAGTTAACGGGCAGAGTCGGGACAGGCGGCCCGTTCCAATTACCTGGGGAACACTATGGCTGGGTGGTCGAAGTAGACCCCCGCGACCCCCAATCCGCGCCGGTCAAACACACGGCTCTGGGCCGGTTTCGCCACGAAAACATCACTTTGCGCCTGGAAGAAGGCAAACCCCTGGTCGCCTATCTGGGTGACGACCGCGAGGGAGGCCATGTCTGGCGCTATGTGAGCCAGAAGTTGTACCGCAAAAAACTCTCAGCGCAGGCCAAATCCCGACTTTTCACGGAGGGGACGCTCTGGTGTGCTCGCTTTGACCCCCAAGGGAAGCCTGACCCAGAAACGGGGCTAGTTATGGCGGGTGGCGGGCGTTGGATTCCTCTCCAGCTCGACACGCCCCTCCATCCCAACACCCCCAGCCAAACGGTAGACCTGCCTGACAATTTGGTCTGGAACGAAGGTACGTACGAACGGAATAATGGTCAACCCGCTCGGGTCCTCGGTGACCTCTACAGTAGTCTGGGTGCAGCACTCATTGATGCGACCCGAGCAGCCCATGCCCTCGGTGGGACCCCCTGTGGTCGTCCTGAAGACCTCGAAGTACACCCGAGGACCCGTCAGGTCTTCATTGCCTTCACCAGTACTAGCAATGCTGACACCCAACTGCTCGATCCGAGCCGTCCCAATGACCCCAGCTATCTGTTTGACCGACTCTCGCCGGAGTTACGCCAAGCGACTAAAGCCCAGCAGTTCGTCACCGGGCAGGTCTGGAAAATCGATGAGGGCGCAGATGTGACCAGCCCTGACTTTCGTTGGGCACGATTTGTGGCCCGCCCCGACCAATTGGGCTTTGCGATGCCCGACAACCTGCTCTTTGATTCGACCGGAAATCTATGGTTGGCGACGGATGTTTCCACCGCCAACCTCAATGACCCTGATTCTCCCCTGGGTCGCTTCGGCAACAATGCTCTCTATGTCCTGCCCACAGACCGTAAAGCCACGGGACAGGCCCATCGCTTCGCCTGTGGTCCGGTCGAGTGCGAACTCACAGGGCCTAGCTTCACGCCAGACGAGACCACGCTCTTTCTGTCGGTCCAGCATCCAGGAGAGCGCACCGGCATTCGCACAGAGGGTAAAACTCAGGACAGCCGGGGGTTACCCCTAGGTAGCAACTGGCCGAGCGTAGGGCAAGTAGGGGTCGCCCCGCGCCCCGCAGTGGTCGCCATCACCCGTCGAGCCTAGTTTTGCCCCGCCCGGTGTGCACATTTGCCTTGGGCTAGAAAAATAGACTAGGGTAGGGAAGTTTAGTCCTAGGATTGTGCCTTTATGGTGTCTGCTTTGCGTCCGCTTATCCCCACGGCAGCCTTGGCTCAAACTGCCCGCTCCGTCGCACTCTCGCTCACCCTGATGTTGGGTGCTTTGCCTGCTCTGGCTCAGACTACCTCGCCTGAGTTGGAGCAACAGGTCATCGAGATCATCAAGCGCAATCCCCAAGTCATTCTCGATGCGGTGCGCACCTATCAACGCCGCGCTCAGTGGCAGGATGCGCTCAATAAACGGGTCACGGTGGACCTCAAAAACGCGCCGGTCCTGGGTCCGGCGGAGGCTGCGCTGACGTTGGTCGAATTCTCGGATTTCCAGTGCCCATTTTGTGTGCGGGCACGTCTGACGGTCCGGGAGTTGATGGACAAATATAAGGGTAAGATTCGCCTTGCCTATGTCCACCTGCCTTTGCCAATCCATGACCAAGCAAAACCGGCGGCTTTAGCGGCTTGGGCGGCGGGCCGACAAGGAAAGTTCTTCGAGTATCACGACCGTCTTTTTGACCTCATGGAAAAAATCACCCCAGAGAGCTTTGAGGTTATCGCCAAGGATTTGGGCCTGGATCTAGCTAAGTTCAACCTCGACCGCAAGGGTCCTCAAGCGCTGGCTCAGATTGAGGCGGATGAAAAACAGGCGCAGGCTTTGGGCTTGGATGGTACGCCGACATTTGTCCTCAACGGAGTGGTTTTGCGTGGGGCGCTACCCCTGTCGGACTTTGAAGAGGTCATCCAACTCTTGCAGAGCAAGCCGGCTGCGGAGGCTAAAAAATCTGAATAAGTGGTGTGGGTGGATGTTTCCTGGAGCTTTTCGCGCTTGAGTAAGCAAGGGGTCGGACTCCTCCAGCCCCTTGGTTTTACTCAAGCGCTGAGTGAAATTTGGCGCACAGAAGGGTCTATCACTTCGCTTTAATAAACTTGAGCGTCATGCGGTCGCTCTCGCCGATGGCGAGGTAGCGGTCTTTATTTTTTTCTTTTTCGCTGAGGGTGGGTGGTAAGGTCCAGACCCCGCCAGGATAGTCCTTGGTGTCTTTGGGGTTGGCGTTGATTTCGGACTTGCCCACAAAAGTGAACCCGGCCTTTTTAATGGCGGCAATCACCCCATCTTCAGACATATAACCCGTCTCGGCACTCGTTTTGGGATCAATACCGGGTCGGGCGCGGTGCTCTTCCACACCCAGAATACCTCCCGGTTTGAGGGCTTTGTAGGCTGCGGCATAGACCTTGTTGGCGTACCCAGCCCCGACCCAGTTGTGGATGTTGCGGAAGGTGAGCACCATGTCCACGGAGTTGTCCGGGGCCAGGGTAATCCGGTCAGGCGGGGTGATCTGGGAGATTTTTACCTTGCCAAAAACTTCAGGATTCGCCGTGATTTTCTCCTGGAAAGCTTTGGCCCCCTTGCTCTTCTTGGGGTCAAAATTGGTGACGATGAGTTGGCCTTTGGCGGCGAGGTAAGGAGCTAGGATCTCAGAATACCAGCCACCTCCCGGCCAAAGTTCCACTACGGTCATCTCGGGGCGCAGGCCAAAGAATTCAAGGGTCTGCATGGGATGGCGGTATTGGTCACGGGCGCGATTTTGCTCGGAGCGGTGGCTGCTGGAGAGCACCGTCTGAAGGGCGGTAGCGCTGGCAAGGACCGTGGGGTTCTCGGTCTCGTTGGCAAGAGCCTCAGGTGCGACCACGACCGGGAGCACAAGTGCCGTCAAAGCCAGTAAACCGGGACAGAGTATCGCCGCAACAAAATTTGGGTGAACGGTCATGGGAAGTTTTCTCTAAGTTACGTCCCAGCATAAAGCACTTACAAGGAATCATAAACACTTGGGAACCCAGGTGGGGGGTAGTCACGTCCTGGTACCTGTGCCTTGCAGGCTATTCCCTTAAAATGAAACGAGGATAGCTCAGGTGAGCCCATGGAGATGAGAAAGCCAACTGTGCCAACTAAACTTTTTGCGGACCCTCAGCGGGGTAGTGCCCCCCGCTTCTTTGCGGTTGTTTATCTGTGTGTGCTGCTCCTTACTTCCGGCTCTGTGACCGCTCAGACAGCCGATGTGCCCTCCGGTG encodes:
- a CDS encoding 3-deoxy-7-phosphoheptulonate synthase; the encoded protein is MQHPTDDLRIKWTRVLLPPAFLQEEFPLSVIASNTVFETREQIRRILTGQDDRLLVVVGPCSIHDPKAAREYAVRLRSLMAQLGHALCLVMRVYFEKPRTTVGWKGLINDPFLNGTSKINEGLRLARHLLLDLAELGVPAGTEFLDLVTPQYLADLVSWGAIGARTTESQAHRELASGLSCPVGFKNGTSGNLQIAIDALKAAAHSHTFLSVTKQGQSAIFATTGNPDCHLILRGGRGTVNYTPEGVAQAVAQLEAADLKPRVMVDCSHANSNKDHTRQSVVFQSVLEQVSGQEHHILGLMLESHLVAGRQDVIPGQLLSYGQSITDACIGWEETAILLKELAQAVEMRRQRQ
- a CDS encoding class I SAM-dependent methyltransferase; translated protein: MTVHPNFVAAILCPGLLALTALVLPVVVAPEALANETENPTVLASATALQTVLSSSHRSEQNRARDQYRHPMQTLEFFGLRPEMTVVELWPGGGWYSEILAPYLAAKGQLIVTNFDPKKSKGAKAFQEKITANPEVFGKVKISQITPPDRITLAPDNSVDMVLTFRNIHNWVGAGYANKVYAAAYKALKPGGILGVEEHRARPGIDPKTSAETGYMSEDGVIAAIKKAGFTFVGKSEINANPKDTKDYPGGVWTLPPTLSEKEKNKDRYLAIGESDRMTLKFIKAK
- a CDS encoding PhoX family protein, which codes for MREQTWYRREFLQFLGYGAATIALSEPAQAKTSPFKPIPLKTGGLPFQEAVSRLTSDELTLPAEFTYQVVVKWGDPLTPQGRTFGYNNDFTAFVPLSADEGLLWANHEYVNEETYRVSYPQVFGKPFPTDPQARIALYKQELGGSVVHLKLNGRTWGIVPDSPYNRRLDAHTAHRATGPAQTIFTSPPVGTFANCSGGATPWGTVLSCEENFQSYVPEVAFLVDAEGKLTGRVGTGGPFQLPGEHYGWVVEVDPRDPQSAPVKHTALGRFRHENITLRLEEGKPLVAYLGDDREGGHVWRYVSQKLYRKKLSAQAKSRLFTEGTLWCARFDPQGKPDPETGLVMAGGGRWIPLQLDTPLHPNTPSQTVDLPDNLVWNEGTYERNNGQPARVLGDLYSSLGAALIDATRAAHALGGTPCGRPEDLEVHPRTRQVFIAFTSTSNADTQLLDPSRPNDPSYLFDRLSPELRQATKAQQFVTGQVWKIDEGADVTSPDFRWARFVARPDQLGFAMPDNLLFDSTGNLWLATDVSTANLNDPDSPLGRFGNNALYVLPTDRKATGQAHRFACGPVECELTGPSFTPDETTLFLSVQHPGERTGIRTEGKTQDSRGLPLGSNWPSVGQVGVAPRPAVVAITRRA
- a CDS encoding DsbA family protein, producing the protein MVSALRPLIPTAALAQTARSVALSLTLMLGALPALAQTTSPELEQQVIEIIKRNPQVILDAVRTYQRRAQWQDALNKRVTVDLKNAPVLGPAEAALTLVEFSDFQCPFCVRARLTVRELMDKYKGKIRLAYVHLPLPIHDQAKPAALAAWAAGRQGKFFEYHDRLFDLMEKITPESFEVIAKDLGLDLAKFNLDRKGPQALAQIEADEKQAQALGLDGTPTFVLNGVVLRGALPLSDFEEVIQLLQSKPAAEAKKSE